In Leishmania infantum JPCM5 genome chromosome 33, a genomic segment contains:
- a CDS encoding 60S ribosomal protein L37, translating into MTKGTTSMGQRHGRTHILCRRCGRNSYHVQWERCAACAYPRASRRRYNWSVKAIKRRRTGTGRCRYLKVVNRRIANHFKTPKA; encoded by the coding sequence ATGACCAAGGGTACCACGTCGATGGGTCAGCGCCAcgggcgcacgcacatcctgtgccgccgctgtggccGCAACTCCTACCACGTCCAGTGGGAGCGCTGTGCCGCCTGCGCTTACCCGCGCGCTAGCCGCCGTCGCTACAACTGGTCCGTGAAGGCCATCAAgcgtcgccgcaccggcaccggccgctgccgctacctGAAGGTGGTGAACCGCCGCATTGCCAACCACTTCAAGACCCCCAAGGCATAA
- a CDS encoding RNA editing complex protein MP46, whose protein sequence is MATMPVSTCAVSCESQLCLLCDTPYTSWTEHSREHAHVARSVVCRFFVMPERSESIMQHLERHIALDLKEVDALTDRKVGRRRERLLAGLVHLVEKGVLRDSIPTLPCSTPARVGTDKGRGTGISGATLEVNSDLFLNRVLVGEAFLRREVLDRCARLMPSLTAMELNSVVTYLTSTRQVARIFDELSLIELLVARAESEKTPANVSTATAAVAAAERAAESASVEQLSETTAAPFPDSDASTESPPAQQPCSSTPAATPPSLPRWSLSREDKVYIMCACLGELHRFHEQERPRSVISKAAADAIVLNVLAGHGRENLVSELVHETLQRIVDEGTVVWRQHQEDVKRRGRSSEANLTGTARISAWRAPRTDSTVSEDLCYVRTAPLPSKPSPRPASQFTLDSAAAEQLVSSYLPFNDVDQLSGTEADAVKATAEAPSGPSPGGTYTTSPEFISVLHTSEKDWGPLTAELRKRAEDWNRLPFAPSTPELKASKMLR, encoded by the coding sequence ATGGCGACAATGCCGGTGAGTACGTGCGCGGTATCGTGTGAGTCGCAGCTTTGCCTGCTGTGCGACACCCCCTACACCTCCTGGACGGAGCACTCCCGCGAGCATGCTCACGTGGCGCGCTCGGTGGTGTGTCGTTTCTTCGTGATGCCAGAGCGAAGCGAGAGCATCATGCAGCACCTAGAGCGGCACATCGCTCTGGACCTCAAGGAGGTGGATGCCCTCACAGACCGCAAGGtagggcggcgccgcgagcGTCTCCTCGCGGGCCTTGTGCACCTTGTCGAGAAGGGTGTGCTGCGGGATAGCATACCCACGCTGCCGTGCTCAACGCCGGCACGCGTGGGGACTGACAAGGGAAGAGGCACTGGCATTAGCGGCGCGACGCTTGAGGTCAACTCCGACCTCTTTCTCaaccgcgtcctcgtcgggGAGGCGTTCCTGCGCCGTGAGGTGCTTgaccgctgcgcgcggctgATGCCGTCCCTCACAGCGATGGAGCTGAACAGCGTAGTGACGTACTTGACGTCGACGCGTCAAGTAGCTCGCATCTTTGATGAGCTGTCGCTGATAGAGCTTCTCGTGGCGCGTGCGGAGTCGGAAAAAACTCCCGCGAACgtgagcaccgccaccgctgctgtagCTGCCGCCGAAAGAGCGGCAGAGTCAGCGAGCGTAGAGCAGCTGAGCGAGACAACTGCGGCACCTTTCCCAGACAGCGACGCGAGCACAGAGTCACcacctgcgcagcagccctgcTCTTCCACGCCGGCCGccactcctccctctctcccacgCTGGAGCCTGTCCCGCGAGGACAAGGTGTACATCATGTGCGCCTGTCTCGGCGAGCTGCACCGCTTTCACGAGCAGGAGCGACCGCGCTCCGTCATCTccaaggcagcagcagatgccaTTGTGCTGAACGTGCTTGCCGGCCACGGACGCGAGAACTTGGTGTCGGAGCTGGTGCATGAAACACTGCAGCGCATCGTGGACGAGGGGACGGTGGTCTGGCGGCAGCATCAGGAGGACGTGAAGCGGCGCGGCCGTTCGTCTGAGGCAAACTTGACAGGGACGGCTCGAATCAGCGCGTGGCGGGCACCTCGCACGGACAGTACCGTATCCGAGGACTTGTGCTACGTGCgcaccgcaccgctgccgtcaaAGCCTTCACCGAGGCCGGCGTCTCAGTTTACACTGGAtagcgccgcagcggagcagcTAGTGTCTTCCTACTTGCCCTTCAATGATGTCGATCAACTTAGCGGCACCGAGGCTGACGCCGTGAAAGCGACAGCAGAAGCGCCGTCGGGGCCGAGTCCGGGCGGCACCTACACCACCTCTCCAGAGTTCATTTCAGTACTCCACACTTCGGAGAAGGACTGGGGGCCGCTCACGGCGGAGCTGAGGAAGCGTGCCGAGGATTGGAATCGGCTACCCTTTGCGCCTAGCACACCCGAGCTAAAAGCGTCGAAGATGCTGCGCTAA